In the genome of Primulina eburnea isolate SZY01 chromosome 13, ASM2296580v1, whole genome shotgun sequence, the window catgctcaatggtgctgctgtctcttggaagagttccaagcaagacaatattgcggattccagcacagaggccgaatacattgctgcatcggatgcagcaagggaggctgtttggataaggaatttcgtccaagagttggacgtcattcctaatggagttgctcctgtcccggtgttgtgtgacaacacgggagctttagctcaagcaaaggagccaaggtctcatcagaaatccaaactcgtattgagaaagtaccacatcctcggagagattgtggaatgaagagtagtgtctattgacaaagtcggctccgcagattatgttgttgatccactagctaagcctttacctggaccattattcgacaagcatcgcgaatcaatgggttttatgcatataggtagttggctctagtgcaagtgggagattgttagagtaggtgcacgtcgagccaagtgttggccgagtgttcacaatgaaactctatgtataagcagtctttattttaataatatttgaaattattattttggcaaatctttatctgtatacccatgctagctgcatagataaagcccttgaatatacaaatagtagaaagaatatgagatgctcatatgatgagtatcatgaaactcatatttgtaatactgtatattctaaacggttcctagtcgattcagccgccactaagaaggatataggccgctcgagttagagactagtatctgcgatgtgagtaccatgtttcattggtaggggacattgtgatgtccgaacatgcagataggtgctccttgtagagtgcactgaacgaccctccataaaaggactttccaagtggttctcacttatcgagtggaaaagtcctggtttatggttgtacagaattagtccttatgacccgggacaacattgagactctatgtgctagaattacactttgacttgtttaccgactctcatggggtcatcaggtggcaaggttggttgttatgtcgaaacacataggagtcgatgcattgtagtcggggattcaccgcttaccttcgggtatggatatcctatgtgttatcatgtgtatgtaggttgaaatctctggccagagtatggttgtaattatgaaaggggtttcatagattacaccattgatgcaactacaacatgacacatagtatcgattcattgacaactctcgataaaccaatggttgtcgaatcgatcgggatatatgagttgaagggaccgtactgtacgctaaccataattgaatggttcttgcaggcactatcatgtgatacctagggaatcacgtaagcgatgctgctaggcgtttaacgtgattggttgggtactatcagacttgagttctgacgttcttactatcaaggagttgataagtaagaatggagcaattggggtatgctcgaataaggacatgtttagtccgaatcacatggagatgtgaacccacggctagttgtatcaatgaaccattgagggccacacaagtactagctttgtaaatcccgatgagaagtaaaaatagttcaatgtgttgaacggcttataaaggagtttataagcgtaaagaaaattagaagtatgacttctataaaggagaaaaatagttcaaagtgttgaacggcttataaatgtgtttataagtgtaaagaaaaatagaagtatgacttctatgagagaaatataaattttgatttatggaagtgttcctaaattaaaatttggccaagtaaataatgtaattgaaaattgtgattttcataaacattattatggactaaattaaattaattcaagtgttgaattaattaaacactagtgggcctagtagagcccaaataattaaattaattcaagtgttggattaattaaataatattgagtcttgtagagctcaattaaaataattatttaaactagtgggacttgagtaaattcaagtaatgtttaaatagtctcaaatgtgtttgagatatttaaatttagtccaaagtttttaatttgattaaaaaactatatagtatgcatgcatgggaggtgaagagttggggaatacttttgattaaaataatggttggcatgcaactttttgtatcaactttttgcaccCCCAAGACAACTCATTCTCCCTATTCTCACATGCCATGGCCGAAATCTTGCTCTCCattctctccatatttttcttcatttttgttcttcaagttgttgaggaataaacacacttctctttgaaaaatcctcacatttttctagtgcaaattgtgaggggatttccctagttagtggtgggcttaatttgaaggaaagtttcaaggatttggaggaggagcttgtagattcatcttccattcaagagctttgttgtttgacaacaaagttggagccacaatcaactttttaaagttgataggtatattttcttatcatcctatgtatggtttttgagtttttgtaaatattacacaacatttttggggtggccgaaattttacatataaaatttgtttttgtgcttccgttgcgtttccggccaccgtaaccggtccgctttcagctGCCACGCTCAATTCGAAGAGGGGACTACTGTGTCtggggtggcttcacacacaacctggtcaattgtctaatcagactcatcTCCGCTCTttttgctctactcaagatatcagcgaaatgataaggtcgttgcaaattcataaatgcaactacctccgaattcaaccctctgatgaactgattcactacagcttcatcatttccagctaaatgaggagaaaaatgcagtagagccgagaatttagcaatatattggtcaatattcagctgcccttggctcaaattctcaaactctaatttcttgtcctctcggtacgaagctgagaaaaatcttcgatagaattcagttctgaatatttcccacgacatcactgtacctctctgtgcccacattcttctactggtaatccaccaactcctggcggcttctcgtaactggtaaggcaccattttaaccctctgttcatctgtacaatcaagtaaatcaaacaagatttctatatcatcaaaccagttctgacaatcttcggatgtctcggtaccactcagagtCGGCGGCTGTagtaactcaaattctttcatcttttcttctagctgaatttctgatgcatctatctgttcaaccgaagtactgcccttttctgaaattcttcgaggcggtatatctgataatcaaacagattagtacataatctatacaatctgtctcagccctcctctgatcataaaattctgatccagactcggttctgattcaggcttagcaattacatgctgcaatcaactcagataacaagcaacatgtaatagggaaagcaataaatcatgctagcacacacaatgtagtcaacattgaaataaatttcatgctagcaatcacatgcaaggaaagaaaattcaatctaccccgctcattctcttctatctcagtctaaaagatctatcagctctgactatctcaatctaaaggatctatcgctctgataccacctgttgtggggacccggacgctgatctttttcttaatcatctttgggatttaattatcaattaagataaaacagggtctaaaaatttttctttttaaaataaaatgcggaaggtaatggcagctacataatatacatatctgtataaaactacatttcagtataaaggtacaataatgtacaacagtctttccaattaatctaaggttcaactactaaagttcaggtaataaaaccaaatctatccaagtccggaatcaccacgctaaactcgtcttctctcatcatcttctcgaccccgattcagccccacctgttgtcatgcacacaaacaaaacaagacaacagccggataactccggtgagaataaatcccagcataaaacatggtaagcatgtatagagaCAATCTAAATcagaaacatgctatcatgatcatatttaagagtaatagatttcatattctatgaaatcaaatcaaaataagcatgcaactcaaatcagataaacatgcaatttaagggaaatcatataaacatgctatcataacggaaagcaataaacatgggtttcatagtctatgaaaccacatccataaacacatacagttctagtcaaatcatgtctagactcgactcaactataactctagggatcccggggtgaataagaggATCtttcacctactctccaatcggggtgacggtacgtcttattcctagacttcggtctgatctgtatccacatctaccataggagaatgatcttcccctaaagctgtgatatcaccgaacgtctagaagtctcactgatctgtcaagactttcctatcttaaatgcaatgaatattaatctttaaacaaatcataatcatatcaaaacataaacaatagtctagtatgtgattttattgggaactcaaatgagatctcaatTCAGTTGTATTTTCCCGattatcacatgaattatacctttgtcgtccctatctgacgaagacgatgatctgtattcaactctgtccatatcaatctgaaatgacaatattgaatacgttgtatcagtaaataactcaatacacaatctattctgatcaatactcaaatcagtatacaatctgatcaatatctgaccaagatacaatctgagtcatatcaacaatatcacaatcaaatcgagattttatctgaatctgatcaatctaactcaactgatgtttcgacggtataacaatacaatctgaataaccctgtcaatctgaacatcacatatataatattggaacTCATAATTTGTGctaatacaattcataatctgaatactaacacaattctgatatagaatctcagtcaatatctttcaaaaatcataacaattgcataaccagtctGATACCCTAGGGATGAGCCCACTACCCCTGGCTCATCCCAAGCCCCAAAGGAAAGACAAGCCCACCAAGGGccctagcccaaatggaagacaggcccactaagggcccaggtattctcctataaataccaggtttgggTGTTCAGTTTATGATTTCACTATATTgctttcagcagcacccttagctgctccccccatatatcctcagtcactgacttgagcgtcggaggggctacgccaggacaccctcctggccccctcttaacggtctttttcttgatttcaggctcagggtcatcttaaagcccacgtctgaactagtgacgctcgttgggatcggaccctagaattcccgtgagtatcacttggcgccgtctgtgggaagtttgagttgagacgtagagatggtaggCAGGAGAGGAAGCAGGAGAGTTAACTCAGCGTCATCGCGTCCTCAGAGGGGACCCGAACCGTCTCATGTTGAGGCGAGGCAGGAACAACCCCGTCTGGAGACGAGAACTgaacaacctcgtcaagagatcagggtcgagcaaccccgtcccaatgagaatgtggggaacttgaccctAGAACAGCTGGGTCAATTTATCACCCGGATAGTGGATGAGGCCATGAAGAGGAATCAAGAGTCTATGTTTGCAGAAGATCAGACCGCTCGCCAGGAGCGAGAGGAGAATGTGGAGGGAAGTCAGAGTAGGGTGGAGGAGACGCGACCCCGCCCAAATGAGGAGAATCCGGAGATGGAAGAGATGTGGAGGGAAATACGGACGCTGAGGCAGCAATTGGGAAACAGAGATGCAGCCCCCAAGAAAGGAAGTCCTTTTTCCCTCGCCATTTTGGAAGAGGGGCTTCCTCCAAATTTCCGACAGTCAAACGTTGGAGAATATGATGGACATACGGAACCCGAAGAACACTTGGGGAGGTTTGAGAACACAGCTCTGTTGCATCAGTATTCAGATGGAGTCAAGTGCAGAGTGTTTCTGGGCACTTTGGTGAGGTCAGCCCAGCAATGGTTTAATTCCTTGCCGCCCAACTCCATACGCTCTTTTGAGGATTTCTCAGCTGCTTTCTTGCACCGATTCGCTAGTAGCAAAAGGCACCAAAAAAACTACTTGAGTTTGTTTGTAATGAAACAGCAAGAGGGTGAAACTTTACGGGAGTTTGTCCAGCGCTTCAACAGCGTAGCGTTGGAAATACCAGCGGTCACTcctgacatcatgataagtgccttTACCCAGGGACTTAGAGGAGGGGAGTTTTTCAAGTCGCTGGTCAAGAAGCCTCCGTCGAGCTATGATGATCTGTTGGCTCGAGCTGAGAAATATATAAATCTTGAAGATGCCCAGCGGCATAAGAGAATGGAGCAGCGACCTGGGAGGAGTGGAGTTGAGGGAGCGGAGAGAGGAGGAAGGAAGAGGGGCGCAGGGGAAAGAGATGAGATTAAAGCTAGGGACAGAAGACAATTCTCATCACATGTTCCTCTGGATAGGAGTCGTGACGAGGTGACGGAGGTGAGGGAGCCCGAGGAGAGCTGGGAGAAGTCGCGAAGGGCTAAGAGCAGTGCTAGATTGCCTTCGCGGGATAGACGAGAAGGATCCTCATCTAGGAGTCGACAGAGGTCTCGCTCGTCTCCTAGACGTGGTCAAGGCCCTCCATGGATAAATCAGAGGGTCGGGGAGCAGAGAGGGGAAGGTCGAGGTCAAGATGTTCCTCAGGGACCCGTCGAACCGAGGGGGGGAATGAATGAGGATAACCACCCTACGAGAtgaatgattcatatgatctcggggggtgctactgatggaAACTCTGGGTAAAGCTCTAAAAGAAGCCTGAGAACGCTTACCACCTTAGAGAATATCTTTACTTCATTTTT includes:
- the LOC140808599 gene encoding uncharacterized protein codes for the protein MVGRRGSRRVNSASSRPQRGPEPSHVEARQEQPRLETRTEQPRQEIRVEQPRPNENVGNLTLEQLGQFITRIVDEAMKRNQESMFAEDQTARQEREENVEGSQSRVEETRPRPNEENPEMEEMWREIRTLRQQLGNRDAAPKKGSPFSLAILEEGLPPNFRQSNVGEYDGHTEPEEHLGRFENTALLHQYSDGVKCRVFLGTLVRSAQQWFNSLPPNSIRSFEDFSAAFLHRFASSKRHQKNYLSLFVMKQQEGETLREFVQRFNSVALEIPAVTPDIMISAFTQGLRGGEFFKSLVKKPPSSYDDLLARAEKYINLEDAQRHKRMEQRPGRSGVEGAERGGRKRGAGERDEIKARDRRQFSSHVPLDRSRDEVTEVREPEESWEKSRRAKSSARLPSRDRREGSSSRSRQRSRSSPRRGQGPPWINQRVGEQRGEGRGQDVPQGPVEPRGGMNEDNHPTR